From the genome of Pseudomonadota bacterium:
ATTTCTCGAGGGCAGGGATGGCGTTGGCGAAGTCCTCGCGCATCACCATCTTCACCGCCGCCGCATAGGCGGCATCGGCCTCATTCGCGGCCTTCCCGCCCCCGCCCTCGGCACCACCCCCGCCACCGCCGCCGCCGCCGCTCCCGCCGGCATCGGCAAGGGCCGGCGGGCTGGCTATAGCCAAGCTCACGGCCACCGTCGCCGCGGCGAAAAACGCTCTGATATCCGGCATTGCTCCTCCCTTTCCCTGGCGCAGCCTATCCAAGGTCCTAACCCAAAGGAACAGCGCAGCTGCGGGGCTTATTCCCGCGCTTCATCCTCGATCGCAAGGAGAATGGCAGTGGCGTCGTCCCGGGGCTTCAGGCGCGGATAGCGGCGACAGGTGGCGTCCGCGGCTTCGATCTGGCGAAGCTCGCGGCCGAGATCGGCCAGCCCGAGCACGCAAGCGGCCTTGATGAAGCTGTCGGGCGTATAGGCGCCATAGGTGTCGACCAGGCGGAAAAAGCCGTCGGTAACCAGGAGGAGGGTGCCGGGTGGGGTGAGGATGAGCCGCTCCCGGTCGATCGAGGCGGTCGCGCCCGTCCTGCCTTCGGCCCAGTTGGCATAGCGCATGACCGAGCGGACGCGTGAACGACGAAGATCGCCGAGCATGGCGCTCAGCACCGCATCCGGATCGACGGTGCCGCCCGCATGGAGCGCCTGAACCGCGGCATTCACCTGGCGGTCGGATTGGTCTTCCCCCTGCAGGCCGAGGATCCGCCCCGGCCCCGGGGCGGCGAGCAGCAGCGCCTTGCCGTCGCCGAGGGACACCATTTCCAAGGACACCGTCCGGTCGCCGAGGCGCTGCCAGGCGACCGCCAGCAGGGTCGCCAGCGGCCGCCCATAGTCGGGCACCGCGGCGCCGGCGACGCCGGCGAAGGCGGCATTGGCGGCGCGGTAGGCCTGCCGCATCTGTTGTTCGAGGTCGCCGCCCAGCATCGCCTCTCGGGTCATGCAGCGGCTGAGGGTCAGGGCGAACCAGGCCGCATCGCTCTTGGCTTCCGGCACGTATTCTTGGTCCCCGACGCCGGTCGCTCCGTCGATGACCCAGGCCGCTCCCGCCGCCGGCGAGCCGATCCCGCCATAGGCATCGTCGTTGGCGGGGAGACCGGCCGCAAGGCTGAGGCGGTCGATGATGTTGAACATGGCCCAATCTACCAGATCGGTCGTGTTAGGCTCGCCGGCGGCGGACGCAATGGAACGAGGGACCGATGGCGCAATCGCTGGCCGATACCGAGGCGACACTTGAACCCGGCATGGTTCTGGTGGCGGAATCCGGCGCGGGGCTGCTCACGCAGACGATGTTCGACGGGCGACACCGGCTCCTCGCCGACGAGCCCAAGGAGGCTGGCGGCACCGATGCCGGCCCGGGCCCCTATGAGCTCTTGCTGATGGCGCTCGGCGCGTGCACCTCGATGACGATCCGGCTCTATGCGCGGCGGAAGAATTGGCCTTTGGAGCGGATCGAGGTCAGGCTCAGCCACGGCAAGATCTACGCAAAGGACTGCGCCGATTGTGAGACCAAGGAAGGCAAGATCGATCGGATCGAGCGTCGAATCCAACTCGTGGGCGGGCTCGATGCCGCTCAGCGGCAACGCCTGATGGAGATCGCGGAGATGTGCCCGGTGCATCGCACGCTCACCTCAGAGATCAAGATCGTCACCCGCGCCGGCGTCTGAGCCGAGCCCTTCCAGAGAAGCCAGGAAACGTCATGACAGGAGCCAAGACCATGCAGCTTGCCGAGCTCGAGCGGAGCCGGGTCGACCACCGCACCAAGGGCATTCCGGGCGGCAGCAACGCCACAGCGTTGAAGGAAATCGGCCAGCGCGGCTGGAACGTGCTGAAAGAGGATCTGGTCCTGCCGCTGGCGGTGCTGAGGGACTCGGCGCTGACCCACAATGGCCAGTGGATGCGCCGGTTCCTGGAGGCGAGCGGCGCGCTCTTCGCTCCGCACGGCAAGACCACCATGGCGCCGCAGCTGTTCAAGCGCCAGCTCGATGACGGGGCCTGGGGCATCACCGTGGCGACCGCGCAGCAGCTCGCGGTCTGCCGCGATTTCGGCGTCAAGCGCGTGGTGATGGCGAACCAGCTCATCGGCCGCCATGCCATCCGCTACGTGCTCGACGAGATCGCGCGCGATCCGCAATTCGACTTCTATTGCCTGGTCGACTCCCTCGATGGCGTGCGCATCCTGGCCGCGGCGGCGAAGGCAAGGGGTGCAGGTCGGCCGCTGCAGGTGCTGCTCGAGGGCGGCATCGAAGGCGGGCGGACCGGCGTGCGCGACCTCGCAACCGGACTCGCCGTCGCGCGCGCGGTCGCGGCTTCGCGCCCGCATCTCGAGCTCCGCGGAACCGAAGGCTTCGAGGGCCTCCTGCAGGGCAAGACGCCGGAGGAGAGGCAGGCCAAGGTCGACGCCTTCCTCGACTTTCTGGCCGAGCTCGCGGTCAAGGCCGGTCAGGAAGGACTCTTCGGGCCCGGGGACATTCTGCTCAGCGCCGGCGGCTCGGCGTTCTATGACCGCGTCGTCGAGCGATTCCGTCAAGCGAAGGTCGAAGGCGCGCCCCGCATCGTCATCCGCAGCGGCTGCTATCTGACCCATGACGACGTCATGTACAGCCAGGCCTTCAAGCACGTGCTGGAGCGCTCGCCCGTCGCCCGCGGCCTCGGCGAGGGTCTACAGCCGGCGCTCGAAGTGTGGACCTATGTGCAGTCGCGGCCCGAATTCGGCCGCGCGCTCGTCACCATGGGCCGCCGCGACGCCGGCGCCGATGCCGGCTGGCCGCTGCCCATCAAGTGGTTCCGTCCGGGCGTCCATGACCGGCCGCAGGCGATCGGCCCGGGCCATGTCTGTGTCGGCATGAACGACCAGCATGGCTATCTGGATCTGCCCGTGGGCTCGCCGCTCAAGGTCGGCGATTTGGTGGCGTTCGGCGTCTCGCACCCCTGCACCACCTTCGACAGCTGGCAGGTGCTCTACGTCGTCGACGACGATTACAATGTGACCGACGCCATCAGGACGTTCTTCTAAGACGGGACGCGCAGCCTCCGTGGTGTTCCTGGGGCTTGATGGCGTTTGACGCCATCGGCCGTCGATGGCATCTTGTTCCATCATGAGGGCCGAACTGCTGATCCGCGAAAGGGTTGTGTACCCGGACGGCAGCCTGGTCGAAATGGTCGTTTGGCGAGTGCCGCGGCCGGTCGCTCCGTCGCCGCATGGGTTCAAATATCGATTCGCGTATGTGGTCGGGCGGAAGAGGTTGGTTGGGTACGACAATGAACGCGGCAAAGGTGACCATCGGCATTTCATGGGGCGCGAACGAGCATTCACATTTACGTCGATCGAGGAGTTGTTGGCCCGTTTCGTGGCGGAGGTCGAGGCGTTGAGGAACGAGCAATGAAGAAGCAGATAAGAGTTGGTGGATCGCTACGCGAGGCAGCCGCGCGTGTGCTGGATGCGTGGCGACGGGTCGAGCGAGGACGAAAGGTCCCGGCACAGGACAATGTGACGTTTCTCACGTGGTCCAGCTTGGCGTCGGTGATGACGGATCGCCGGCATCAGTTGCTGCGCCATCTCCATCGGCATCCGGAACCAAGCATTCGCGCGCTCGCACGAGCTCTCGGACGCGACTACAAGCGGGTCTACGAGGATGTGCAGGCGCTCGCGGCGGTAGGGCTCTTGGAGAAGGACGGGACCATGTTGCGCGCGAGCTACGAGGAGATCCAGGCTTCGATCAGCATGAGCGAGATTGCTGCTTAGGTCTGGCAGAAAGCGTTCGCTCCTCAGCCGATACCCGCGCGGCCCATCTCCAGAAACTTGTCGCGGCGGCGGTTGCGCAGGACCCCGCCGTCGTGATGCACGTGCTTCATGAGTGCCGCTTCGATCGCGTCGCCCAAGCTGGCGATGGCGACCTTGGGCTGCCGGTGGGCGCCGCCCAGCGGCTCCGCTACGATCTCGTCGATGATGCCGAGCTTGAAGAGATCTTGCGCGGTGAGCTTGAGCGCGTCGGCGGCATCCTTGGCGTGCTCGGCCGCCCGCCAAAGGATGGAGGCGCAGCCTTCGGGCGAAATCACCGAATAGACGGCATGCTCCAGCATCAGCACGTGATTGCCCGCCGCCAGCGCCATGGCGCCGCCTGAGCCGCCTTCGCCGAGAATCGTGGCGATGATCGGCACGCGGAGCTGGAGCGAGGTCTCGATCGACCGGGCGATCGCCTCGGCCTGGCCGCGCTCTTCCGCGCCCACGCCCGGATAGGCCCCGGCCGTGTCGACCAAGGTCAAGACCGGCAGATGGAAGCGGTCCGCCAGCTCCATCAGCCGGCGCGCCTTGCGATAACCCTCCGGCCGGGCCATGCCGAAGTTGTGGCGGACCCGCGCCTCGGTGGTGGCCCCTTTCTCGGTGCCGAGCACCACGGCCGAGTAGCCGCGGAAGCGGCCGATGCCGCCGATCACCGCCCGGTCCTCGGCGAAGGCGCGGTCGCCGGCAAGCGGCGTGAAGTCCTCGACGAGCTCGGCGATCACCTCGCTCGCATGCGGGCGTTCCGGGTGGCGCGCCACCAGCACCTTCTGCCAGGGGGTCAGCTTCTGATAGGTGGCGCGGAGCTGCCGCTCGACCTTGCCCTGAAGGCGCGCCACCTCCTCGGCAATGTTGATCGTGCCGTCGTTGCTGAGATGCTTCAGTTCCTCGATCTTGCCTTCGAGCTCGGCGATCGGCTTTTCGAAATCGAGAAACTGCCGCGTCATCGCCCGCTCGCTCGGACTCGGCGATCGATGAGCTCGGACTTCGCCACCATGACCTCGGCCTGGCGGATGGAGGCGAGGTCGATGAGCCGGCCGTCGAGTGCCACCGCGCCACGGCCGTCGCGGGCGGCAGCGGCCATTGCTTCCAGGATGCGGCGCGCCCGGGCGGTTTCGGCCTCGCTCGGACTGAAGGCCTGGTTCGCCTGGTCGATCTGGCTTGGATGGATCGCCCATTTGCCGTCGCAGCCGAGGCTGGCGGCTCTAAGCGCGGCCGCATCGAAGCCGGCCGCGTCGGAGAAATTGCCATAGGGCCCGTCGAGCGGACGGAGCCCGTGTGCCCTGGCGGCGACGATGATGCGGGAGAGTGCGTAGTGCCAGGCATCGCCCCAATGGCGCTGGCGGACGCCGTCCCCATCCGGGTCGGTCAGGATGGCGTAGTCGGCGTTGACGCCGCCGATCTGGGTGGTCCGCGCCCGGATCGAGGCGGCGTAGTCGCCGGGGCCGAAATGCAGGCTTTCCAGCCGCGGGCTGGCAGAAGCGATCGCCTCGACATTGGCCATGCCCAGCGCGGTCTCGATCAAGGCTTCGAACCCGACGCGTTTCTTGCGTCGCTTCGCCGTTTCGATCTGGGTCACCAGCATGTCCAGCGCGTAGAGATCGGCCGCGGTGCCGACCTTCGGGATCATGATGAGGTCGAGGCGCTCGGATGCCTGCTCCAGCACGTCCACCACATCGCGGTACATGTAGTGGGTGTCGAGTCCGTTGATTCTGACCGACAGCGTCTTGTCGCCCCAATCGATATCGCCGATCGCCTGGATCACGTTGCGCCTCGCCGTCTCCTTGTCGTCCGGGGCAACGGCATCCTCGAGGTCGAGGAAGACCACGTCCGCAGCCGAGCGCGCCGCCCGCTCGAAGTACTTCGTTTGGCTGCCGGGAACGGCGAGCTCGCTGCGATTGAGGCGCGCCGGCGCTGGCTCGACGGTCTTGAAGCTCATGCTCGATCTAGCCCGTTCGCAGGACGCGGGCGATAGATGCGTGGTCCGGCCGGCAATGTCAACGCGGCCGCCGCTTCTGCGCAAGCGGGTGGTGCTGGCCGACAACCTTGGCCAGACGCTCCTGCGCTACATGGGTATAGATCTGGGTGGTGGCGATGTCGGCGTGGCCCAGCATCTGCTGCACGCTCCTGAGATCGGCGCCATGGTCGACGAGGTGTGTGGCAAAGGCGTGGCGCAGCACGTGGGGCGAGATCCGCTCGCGCGCGATGCCGGCTTCCGCCGACAGCTGCTTCAGGAGCTGCGCGAAGCGTTGGCGCGTGAGATGTCCGGCTTCGCCGCGCGAGGGAAACAGCCAGGGCGAGGTCTGGCCCTTCGGCAGGAAGCGGTCGCGGACCTCTAGGAAGGCACGCACGGCGGCGACCGACGGTTGGGTCAAGGGCACCAAGCGTTCCTTCTCGCCCTTGCCCTCGACCAGCAGCGTGGCGGTGTCGCGCTTGAGGGCGGCGAGCTTGAGCCCGACCAATTCGGAGACGCGGAGCCCGGTTCCATACAAGAGCTCGAGCATGGCGACGAGCCGCAACCCTTCGGGGCCGGCCATGCCGGCGGCGGCGGCGATGAGGCGGCCCACTTCCGCCTCTTCCAGCACCTTCGGCAGCGGTCTGCCGAGCCGGGGACCGTCGATGGCGCCGGTTGGGTCATCGCCGCGCACGGCCTCGGCGAAGAGAAAGCGATGAAACTGGCGGAGCGCGGACAAACGCCGTGCCGCGGTGCGGGGCTGAAGCCCCGCGGCGGCGAGCCCAACCAGATAGGCGCGAAGGTCGTCGGCGGTTCCGGACTCGACCGGACGCCGCCGGCCAGCGAGAAAGCCGGCATAGTCCTCGAGGTCGCGCCGGTAGGCAGCAAGCGTGTTGGCGCTGCCGCCGCGCTCGGCGGCGATCATCTCGAGGAACGCCTCGACATGGCGCGAAGGAGCCATGGCCACCCTTCGGACCTAAAGCCCGGCTGCGATGGCGGCCTCAAGGGCGAATGCGCGCGCTTCCTCCGCAAAGTCCACCGCACGCAGCCGTTGCACCAAGAAGCCGAGCACCATGGCAGGCTGCTCGGCCAAGGCAGTCTCGCCCAAGGCGATTTCGGCGAGCGCCACCGACTCGGCGAGGCGCCGTTCGTCGCTGGCGGCGGCGAGCGCCGGGAGGAGCCCCGCCGGCGGCAGCGCCGCCGGACGGCGTGTGGTCAGGGTCACCAGATCGCGCCACAGGAGAGGCGGAACCTTTTGTCCGGAGGCTTCGATCAGGATGAGCGCGGTCGCGATGCGCGGCTCGGTTTCCGCCTCGGTTCCCTTGAGGCTCCGCCGCCAGCTCTCGAAACGCTCCTGCTGCCAAGCGCCGGCGCTGGGCTGCGCCAGGGTGTTGAGGAGCCAAAGACCATCGAGCGCCCGGCGCGCGTCGGGAAGCCGCGGCGCCTCGGCCTCGAGCATGCCGATCCAGCGTTGCGCCGCATCCGCCCGGCCGGCGGCCTCCAGCGCCCTTGCCAGCGTCGCCGCCAGGCCCAAGAGCTCGCCCCGCGGCTCCAGAGCGGCCAGATCGGCGGCATAGAGCCGAGCTTGCTGGGCATAGGCCTGGGGACTTCCGGCGAGCGCCAACGCCCGCTCGATGAACGGCGTACGGGCCGGGGCGGAGTCCTTCTGGCGGACTGCTTGCCAGAGAATGGCGCGCCCCCAGGGTCCCTTGTCCATCTCCGCAGCACTCACCGCATTCGCCAGCGCCTCGGGTGCTACTTCGACCGACGCGTAGAGCTTCTGCAGATCCCCTGGGCTCCAGGCACCCGCCGCCTCGATCCGCTCGCCGGCGGCGAGCCTGATGGGCCCTTCGGCATTGACGCTGAGCGCGATGGCGGCCATGAGGCGCAGGTCTCGGCTGGAGGCGGCGTCGGCCGGGATCGGCCGGTGCGCGGCGCGCAGCATCGCCAGATCGAGCGGCCGCGGCTGGACAAGCGAAGCCAAGCGCGCCCGCTCGTTGCCGGCGAGCGCATCCATGAGCATGGTGAAGGTCGCATCCTCGGCGAAACCCTGTTCGGGCAGCAGGCGGGCCGCCAAGTCGGCCTTCTCCTTGTCGCCGTCGAGCATCAGGCAGAACGCCTGGCCGCGCTGCCAGACTTCGGCGCGGCTGCGGGCGAGGTTGCGGCGGACCTCGGCGCATCCGCCGGCCACATCATCGACGAGCCAGGCGGCGTCCACCTTGAGCCGCGCCAGGCGGTCGTCGACGTCGCGCTGGGGGATGGATTGGAGGAGCCGGTTCACACCGATGAGATCGCCCATCTGCAGGAGCTTCTCGGCGCGCAGCACGACGATCCGAGTCTCGCCGGCAGCACCCTCGGGATTGAGCGAGGCGGAGAGCAGCAAGCGACGCTGCAGATCGAAGAGGGCACGGCTCGCGGGTGCGCTTGGCAATAGGCCGAGCAGCCGCTCGGCGATGGGACGCGGCGTACCGGCCCACATCGACAGGGCGAGCGCCCGCTCGCCTGGGGCGAGCGCGCCCACCGTGTCGGCTTCGACCGATTGCAGGGTGTCGACCTGGAAGCCGGCCGGTGCCTGCGGCGCCGGCGGCTGCACGCCTGCCGGAGCGACCGCCGGCGCGCCGCTCTGGGCGGGCAAAGGCGCGGCTGCGGGCGCGGCCACATCGCTCGGCGTATCCGCTGCGGGTGCGCCGGGCGATGACGGGGAGGGGGCGGGCGTCGTCGCCGCCGCCGGGGGCCGCGGAGTCAGCCGAATCGGCGCCCCGCCCGTCTGCGCGGCGGCGGGGGCCGCGCCGAGGAGCAGGAGGCCGAGGCAGACGCCGCGGCCGAGGCGGCTAGCGGCTGAAACGATCATTGGGAATGACACGCTCGACCTTCGTGCTGGGGGCGGGAATGGTCCAGGTAGACAGCACCACCGCAGCCACTAGCATCAATGCGCCGATGCCGGCGACCACGATCAGCGCAATCCTCGAGTTCTTCACAGGCGTCCCCTGACATGCGCTTACCGAAAGCCGCCTCGGCGACAGCCCGGCGGAGTAATGCTAGAGTTTAACCGTGGCGAATTTGCGACACCACCCACGGATGCCGAGGATGATTTTCGGCCTGACGACGGCCCGCCGCCGAGGCGCGTCGGACGGCCGGCTATGGCCGGAAATGGCGGGTACGGGCGCCTCTTGGCGCACACTGCCATGACCCAGCCGCCGCTCTGGGTGCTGCCGCGCTCGGTGGTCCTGGTCGGACTCATGGGCGCCGGCAAGACCTCGATCGGTCGCCGCTTGGCGACTCGGTTCCAGCTGCCCTTCGTCGATGCCGACCAGGAAATCGAGGCGGCCGCCGGCTGTGCCATCGAGACCATCTTCGAGCTGCATGGCGAGGCGGCGTTCCGCGACTGCGAGCGCCGGGTGATCCGGCGCTTGCTGGAACGACCGGTCCAGATCTTGGCGACCGGGGGCGGGGCCTTCATCGATCCGGAGACGAGGGCCTTGGTCCGCGACCGGGCCATCTCGCTGTGGCTCCGGGCGGAGCTGGAGCTCCTCCTCGACCGCGTCGCCCGCCGCACCAATCGGCCATTGCTGAAGCGCGGCGAGCCCCGCGAGATCCTGGTCAGGCTCATCGCCGAGCGCTATCCCGTCTATGCCGAGGCCGACATCGTCGTCGACAGCCTCGATGCGCCGACCGAGGTCACGGTAGAGGCGGCGCTCGGCGCCTTGCGGGCGTTCCTCGCGCACGAGCGCGAGCGGGTCAGCTCGTGAACGACGTCCCATCCCAGAGCGTGATCGTGCCGGTCAGCCTCGGCGAGCGCGCCTATGAGATTCACGTCGGCCCCGGCCTCATCGAGCGCGCCGGCGGGCTCATCGGCCGGGTGCTGCCGCAGCCGCGCGTCGTCGTCGTCAGCGACGAGACCGTCGCCCGTCTGCATTTGGCGCCGCTCGAGGCCTCGCTCACCAAGGCCGGCATCGCGCATGATCGCGTCGTCGTGCCCGCCGGCGAAGGAAGCAAGGAATTCGGCCCGTTCGCGCGGCTCATCGAAGGTCTGCTCGATGCCGGCCTCGAACGCCGAACCACGCTGGTGGCGCTAGGCGGCGGCGTCGTCGGCGATCTCACCGGATTTGCCGCAAGCGTGCTGCTGAGAGGCGTGCCCTTCGTGCAGATTCCAACCACGCTCTTGGCCCAGGTCGACAGCTCGGTCGGCGGCAAGACCGGCATCAACACCAGGCACGGCAAGAACCTCGTCGGCAGCTTCTATCAGCCGCGTCTGGTCCTGGCCGACACCGGCACGCTCGATACGCTGCCGCGCCGCGAGCTCCTGGCCGGCTATGCCGAGGTGGTCAAATACGGGATCATCGGCGATGCGCCGTTCTTCTCCTGGCTCGAGGCGCATGGGCCGGGATTGCTGGCCAAGGACGGGGCGGAGCGGCGGCGGGCGGTGGAAGTCTCTTGCCGCGCCAAGGCAGCGATCGTCGCCGCCGACGAGCGTGAGACCGGCGATCGCGCCTTGCTCAACTTCGGCCATACCTTCGCCCACGCGCTCGAGGCGGAGACCGGCTATTCGTCCGATCTCCTGCATGGCGAGGCGGTCGCCGTCGGCATGGTCATGGCGCTCACGCTGTCGGCCAGGCTCGGCTTGTGCGAGCCGGCAGCAGTCGAGCGCGTGCGCCGGCATTTGTCGGAGGTCGGGTTGCCGACCGGGCTTGCCGATATCGGCTCCCAGCGGTTCGAGGCCGGGCGACTCTTCAGTCATATGCAGCGGGACAAAAAGGTACGGGATGGCCGACTTGCTTTCATCCTCGCCAAGCGGATCGGAGAAGCCTTCATCAGCCGGGAGGTCGCAGCCGATGCGGTCCTGGAGCTGCTGGGCCGAGCCGCCGCCTGACCCGTGCTCGGACTTGACCCTGGAATCACCGTGACATGACGTTCGACTGGCTCGGCTCGCACATGATCGTCGTCGTCGTGGCGATCATCGTGCTGATCCTGATCTCGGCCTTCTTTTCTCTCGCCGAGACCGCGCTTACCGCCGCCTCGCGTCCGCGCCAGCACCAGCTCGCCCGCGAGGGCAACCGGCGCGCCGCCGTCGTGAACGAGCTCAGGGCCCAGAGCGAGCGGCTCATCGGCACGGTGCTGCTCGGCAACAACCTCGTGAACATCCTGGCCTCGGCGCTCGCCACCGGGGTGCTCATCGCCGCCTTCGGCGAGGCCGGCGTCGCCTACGCGACCGCGGTGATGACCGTGCTCATCCTGGTTTTCGCCGAGGTGCTGCCGAAGACCTTGGCGCT
Proteins encoded in this window:
- a CDS encoding OsmC family protein; amino-acid sequence: MAQSLADTEATLEPGMVLVAESGAGLLTQTMFDGRHRLLADEPKEAGGTDAGPGPYELLLMALGACTSMTIRLYARRKNWPLERIEVRLSHGKIYAKDCADCETKEGKIDRIERRIQLVGGLDAAQRQRLMEIAEMCPVHRTLTSEIKIVTRAGV
- a CDS encoding amino acid deaminase gives rise to the protein MTGAKTMQLAELERSRVDHRTKGIPGGSNATALKEIGQRGWNVLKEDLVLPLAVLRDSALTHNGQWMRRFLEASGALFAPHGKTTMAPQLFKRQLDDGAWGITVATAQQLAVCRDFGVKRVVMANQLIGRHAIRYVLDEIARDPQFDFYCLVDSLDGVRILAAAAKARGAGRPLQVLLEGGIEGGRTGVRDLATGLAVARAVAASRPHLELRGTEGFEGLLQGKTPEERQAKVDAFLDFLAELAVKAGQEGLFGPGDILLSAGGSAFYDRVVERFRQAKVEGAPRIVIRSGCYLTHDDVMYSQAFKHVLERSPVARGLGEGLQPALEVWTYVQSRPEFGRALVTMGRRDAGADAGWPLPIKWFRPGVHDRPQAIGPGHVCVGMNDQHGYLDLPVGSPLKVGDLVAFGVSHPCTTFDSWQVLYVVDDDYNVTDAIRTFF
- a CDS encoding acetyl-CoA carboxylase carboxyltransferase subunit alpha; its protein translation is MTRQFLDFEKPIAELEGKIEELKHLSNDGTINIAEEVARLQGKVERQLRATYQKLTPWQKVLVARHPERPHASEVIAELVEDFTPLAGDRAFAEDRAVIGGIGRFRGYSAVVLGTEKGATTEARVRHNFGMARPEGYRKARRLMELADRFHLPVLTLVDTAGAYPGVGAEERGQAEAIARSIETSLQLRVPIIATILGEGGSGGAMALAAGNHVLMLEHAVYSVISPEGCASILWRAAEHAKDAADALKLTAQDLFKLGIIDEIVAEPLGGAHRQPKVAIASLGDAIEAALMKHVHHDGGVLRNRRRDKFLEMGRAGIG
- a CDS encoding CoA ester lyase, with protein sequence MSFKTVEPAPARLNRSELAVPGSQTKYFERAARSAADVVFLDLEDAVAPDDKETARRNVIQAIGDIDWGDKTLSVRINGLDTHYMYRDVVDVLEQASERLDLIMIPKVGTAADLYALDMLVTQIETAKRRKKRVGFEALIETALGMANVEAIASASPRLESLHFGPGDYAASIRARTTQIGGVNADYAILTDPDGDGVRQRHWGDAWHYALSRIIVAARAHGLRPLDGPYGNFSDAAGFDAAALRAASLGCDGKWAIHPSQIDQANQAFSPSEAETARARRILEAMAAAARDGRGAVALDGRLIDLASIRQAEVMVAKSELIDRRVRASGR
- the xerD gene encoding site-specific tyrosine recombinase XerD, with amino-acid sequence MAPSRHVEAFLEMIAAERGGSANTLAAYRRDLEDYAGFLAGRRRPVESGTADDLRAYLVGLAAAGLQPRTAARRLSALRQFHRFLFAEAVRGDDPTGAIDGPRLGRPLPKVLEEAEVGRLIAAAAGMAGPEGLRLVAMLELLYGTGLRVSELVGLKLAALKRDTATLLVEGKGEKERLVPLTQPSVAAVRAFLEVRDRFLPKGQTSPWLFPSRGEAGHLTRQRFAQLLKQLSAEAGIARERISPHVLRHAFATHLVDHGADLRSVQQMLGHADIATTQIYTHVAQERLAKVVGQHHPLAQKRRPR
- a CDS encoding shikimate kinase; translated protein: MTQPPLWVLPRSVVLVGLMGAGKTSIGRRLATRFQLPFVDADQEIEAAAGCAIETIFELHGEAAFRDCERRVIRRLLERPVQILATGGGAFIDPETRALVRDRAISLWLRAELELLLDRVARRTNRPLLKRGEPREILVRLIAERYPVYAEADIVVDSLDAPTEVTVEAALGALRAFLAHERERVSS
- a CDS encoding 3-dehydroquinate synthase, with product MNDVPSQSVIVPVSLGERAYEIHVGPGLIERAGGLIGRVLPQPRVVVVSDETVARLHLAPLEASLTKAGIAHDRVVVPAGEGSKEFGPFARLIEGLLDAGLERRTTLVALGGGVVGDLTGFAASVLLRGVPFVQIPTTLLAQVDSSVGGKTGINTRHGKNLVGSFYQPRLVLADTGTLDTLPRRELLAGYAEVVKYGIIGDAPFFSWLEAHGPGLLAKDGAERRRAVEVSCRAKAAIVAADERETGDRALLNFGHTFAHALEAETGYSSDLLHGEAVAVGMVMALTLSARLGLCEPAAVERVRRHLSEVGLPTGLADIGSQRFEAGRLFSHMQRDKKVRDGRLAFILAKRIGEAFISREVAADAVLELLGRAAA